A single window of Neosynechococcus sphagnicola sy1 DNA harbors:
- a CDS encoding glycoside hydrolase: MSHPLYVAFVWHQHQPLYRSQVSLPPWGGDGTLAGSGATAPPVLQKCAYRLPWVRLHGVKDYLDLILLLKNYPKLHQTVNLVPSLILQLEDYIAGTAIDPYLAVALLPSEQLRPEHHQFILAHGFDAHVHTMIEPHPRYAELYQQRQDKGMAWCLDNWESQEYGDLLTWHNLAWFDPLYWDDPEIAQWLERGRNFTLGDRQRLFSKQREILSRIVPEHREMQASGQLEVMTSPYTHPILPLLADTNVGRVAVPTMELPQHRFQWAEDIPRHLQKAWNLYQDRFGCSPRGLWPSEQAISPAVLPYITQQGFEWICSDEAILGWTVDHFFHRDGLGTVCEPELLYRPYRLETEHGDLSIVFRDHRLSDLIGFTYGSMEPKRAAADLVGHLEAIARMLKHRQLGGGTSLEQPWLVTIALDGENCWEFYQQDGKPFLEALYHFLSDTSDLQLVTVSEFLAQFPATEILRAQQLHTGSWVDGSLTTWIGDPAKNRAWEYLTAARQTLANHPEATETANPAAWEALYAAEGSDWFWWFGEGHSSNQDAIFDQLFREHLCVLYQSLQEPIPDYLRYAVEAHESRADHKPQGFIHPLIQGHPNDQDWNKAGRIEIGGARGTMHRSSPMQRLWYGVDHLNFYLRLDFQVGTEAGKDFPPELHLLWFYPDRPMHNSPIPLNNIPNSPPLNYLYHHHLGVNLLTQTVWFQEAGEHHQWHDHFSRALVGLDHCLEIAVPWADLRAEPDWCLRLLLVQSEAGEFQDYFPDSTLVPIDVP; this comes from the coding sequence ATGTCCCATCCCCTCTATGTTGCCTTTGTCTGGCATCAACATCAGCCTCTCTACCGCAGCCAGGTCAGCCTCCCACCTTGGGGAGGGGATGGAACATTGGCGGGTTCTGGGGCAACGGCACCCCCCGTTCTCCAGAAATGTGCCTATCGCTTGCCCTGGGTTCGGCTGCATGGGGTCAAGGACTATCTGGATTTAATTCTCTTATTGAAGAACTATCCCAAATTGCACCAGACGGTGAATCTGGTTCCTTCGCTGATTCTGCAACTGGAAGACTATATCGCTGGCACCGCGATCGACCCTTACCTAGCAGTGGCTCTCCTGCCATCTGAGCAATTACGACCGGAGCATCACCAGTTTATTCTCGCCCATGGGTTTGATGCCCACGTTCACACCATGATTGAACCCCATCCGCGCTATGCCGAACTCTATCAGCAACGCCAGGACAAGGGCATGGCATGGTGCCTGGACAACTGGGAGTCGCAAGAGTATGGTGACCTGCTGACTTGGCATAATCTGGCCTGGTTTGACCCCCTCTACTGGGATGACCCGGAGATTGCCCAGTGGTTAGAACGAGGGCGTAACTTTACCCTTGGCGATCGCCAGCGACTATTCTCGAAACAGCGGGAGATTCTCAGTCGCATTGTCCCTGAGCACCGCGAGATGCAGGCGTCGGGACAACTGGAAGTCATGACCTCTCCCTACACCCATCCGATTTTGCCCCTCCTGGCCGATACCAATGTCGGACGGGTCGCCGTTCCCACCATGGAGCTACCGCAACACCGCTTCCAGTGGGCGGAGGATATTCCCCGGCATCTCCAGAAAGCTTGGAACCTCTATCAAGATCGCTTTGGTTGTTCCCCCCGAGGGTTGTGGCCTTCCGAGCAGGCGATCAGTCCCGCCGTTTTACCCTATATTACCCAGCAGGGGTTTGAGTGGATTTGTTCCGATGAAGCAATTCTTGGCTGGACGGTTGATCACTTCTTTCACCGCGATGGCCTGGGAACGGTCTGCGAACCGGAATTACTGTATCGCCCCTATCGCCTCGAAACCGAGCATGGTGATCTCTCGATCGTGTTTCGGGATCACCGCCTTTCCGATCTGATTGGCTTTACCTATGGTTCCATGGAACCCAAACGAGCGGCAGCCGATCTCGTCGGCCACCTTGAGGCGATCGCCCGGATGCTGAAACACCGACAATTGGGAGGGGGAACCAGCTTAGAACAACCCTGGCTGGTGACCATTGCTCTGGATGGCGAAAACTGCTGGGAGTTTTATCAGCAGGATGGCAAACCCTTTCTGGAAGCCCTCTATCATTTCCTCAGTGACACCAGTGATCTGCAATTGGTGACGGTTTCCGAGTTTCTGGCTCAGTTCCCCGCCACCGAGATCTTGCGAGCGCAGCAGTTACACACTGGCTCCTGGGTAGACGGTTCCCTGACCACTTGGATTGGCGATCCGGCTAAAAACCGTGCCTGGGAGTACCTGACAGCTGCCCGACAGACCCTCGCCAACCATCCCGAAGCAACCGAGACAGCCAACCCTGCTGCCTGGGAAGCGCTCTATGCGGCGGAGGGTTCAGACTGGTTTTGGTGGTTTGGCGAAGGCCATAGCTCTAACCAGGATGCCATTTTTGATCAGCTGTTTCGGGAGCATTTGTGTGTGCTCTATCAGTCGCTCCAGGAGCCGATTCCTGACTACCTGCGCTATGCAGTGGAAGCTCACGAGTCCAGAGCCGATCATAAACCTCAGGGATTTATCCATCCCCTGATCCAGGGTCATCCCAATGATCAGGACTGGAACAAAGCCGGACGGATTGAGATTGGCGGGGCTCGGGGAACCATGCACCGCAGTAGCCCTATGCAACGCCTCTGGTATGGCGTTGATCACCTAAATTTCTATCTCAGACTGGATTTTCAGGTGGGAACCGAAGCGGGGAAGGATTTCCCTCCGGAACTGCATCTCCTGTGGTTCTATCCGGATCGACCGATGCACAATAGTCCCATTCCCCTGAACAATATCCCGAATTCCCCCCCCTTAAATTACCTCTACCACCATCATCTAGGAGTCAATCTGCTCACCCAGACCGTCTGGTTTCAGGAGGCTGGGGAACACCATCAGTGGCATGACCACTTCAGCCGTGCCTTAGTGGGGTTAGATCACTGTTTGGAGATTGCCGTCCCCTGGGCTGATTTACGCGCCGAACCGGACTGGTGCTTGCGCTTATTATTGGTGCAATCCGAGGCCGGAGAATTTCAGGATTACTTCCCAGACAGCACCTTAGTGCCCATTGATGTGCCCTAG
- a CDS encoding OB-fold-containig protein — MLFDLANLPYWMLLLLGVLLFVFVIALGGSDDSLHTHVEGDFPDLEADADAGFGFSDLLGWLGVGKAPLVLLLAVDLSLWGVVGWMLNSSLGSLGGTMPEGLGAIAVMLSALGVALYLGRWAARPLEKIFASFGEDASSDRLVGCVGIVSSAMIPPYQTGRIGQVNVVDSARNRVIINAALPDWATVTAKLGVPVLVIDRQDQIYLVIVQGSVDQDHWLNHSSHG, encoded by the coding sequence ATGCTGTTCGATCTGGCTAATTTACCCTACTGGATGCTGCTATTGCTGGGCGTGCTGTTGTTTGTATTTGTGATCGCCCTCGGGGGCAGCGACGATAGCCTCCATACCCATGTCGAGGGTGACTTCCCAGATTTAGAGGCCGATGCCGATGCAGGGTTTGGTTTCAGCGATCTCTTGGGGTGGTTGGGGGTTGGCAAAGCCCCTCTCGTACTCCTGCTGGCAGTCGATCTCAGTCTCTGGGGCGTAGTGGGCTGGATGCTGAATAGCAGTTTAGGGAGTCTGGGGGGTACGATGCCAGAGGGTTTAGGGGCGATCGCCGTGATGCTGAGCGCCTTAGGGGTGGCGCTGTACCTGGGGCGATGGGCAGCCCGTCCCCTAGAAAAAATTTTTGCCAGCTTTGGAGAAGATGCCAGTAGCGATCGCCTGGTAGGCTGTGTAGGCATCGTTAGTTCAGCCATGATTCCCCCCTATCAAACAGGACGGATTGGCCAGGTGAACGTCGTGGACTCGGCACGCAATCGGGTAATCATTAACGCCGCCCTTCCCGATTGGGCAACCGTCACTGCCAAACTCGGTGTCCCGGTCTTGGTGATTGACCGTCAGGATCAGATCTATCTGGTGATTGTGCAGGGTAGTGTCGATCAGGATCACTGGCTCAATCACTCATCCCATGGGTAA
- a CDS encoding flotillin family protein has protein sequence MLFWLTFLQTLPTMSVPQPQIAKIPPTQSQLLLSTLPSPLIPRPVVGQLGSGLLFFPGLIGGSGVAAAIERVGIYPGLCDHPQQRSLCPDGGVFAKKKPVILNGGCVVLPGFHELTRVPLREISIDVERTGKLAVRTKDYLRADMRVTFYVCINATEEDVLTAAARLSQNNHITPDNIKNALEKRADDAIRAAAKNKDLAEVDSDKLGFAQEVLNLMQQDLSKVGLTLNNIAISEIQESDTYDTNNFFDAQGVRLRTETIQRSIQQKREVELTTQVAIEQKELDARKRSLQIAQEQESARLEQQFQIAALTAQREREIQESKDREAAAARRNKILQDQAVEEEEIRKQLGVQQSQIQAAISLEERNKQLKVTQSLQQQESEVAEITRQQTVESSKLQAQVQIAESDRLAKLAQEDVAIAVANKRRESFMAEAQRAKAEASVLTATEIEKAERSQRLSVIAAEKDAQEKRVADRNIVEIDAFRRSRQAEVAQQTAALEAEALRTLAAANRDQALAEAEGIRAQMVAQNMISNANLTAQLITNLWPQVAPRLPEILQALAPQPGVLGETRIYAFPNGDNNHGTGDIHKLLLSTSGLALINTLLEEGKLSGLVQQVAQLLGHSSPPPTADLTSEARELEPHQEQE, from the coding sequence ATGCTTTTCTGGTTAACCTTCCTTCAGACCCTGCCTACGATGTCAGTGCCGCAACCGCAGATAGCTAAGATCCCGCCCACCCAATCTCAGCTGCTGCTGTCAACCCTGCCGAGTCCCCTCATCCCCCGGCCTGTGGTGGGACAACTAGGCAGCGGCTTACTCTTCTTTCCTGGTCTGATTGGGGGGTCTGGTGTTGCTGCTGCTATTGAGCGTGTGGGCATATACCCGGGTCTATGTGATCACCCCCAACAACGAAGCCTTTGTCCGGACGGGGGGGTGTTTGCCAAGAAAAAACCCGTGATCTTAAACGGCGGCTGTGTGGTGCTACCGGGGTTCCATGAACTTACCCGGGTGCCCCTGCGGGAAATTTCCATTGATGTTGAACGCACGGGGAAGCTCGCGGTGCGAACCAAAGATTATCTGCGGGCAGATATGCGCGTCACCTTCTATGTTTGTATCAACGCCACGGAGGAGGATGTCTTAACCGCTGCCGCTCGTCTCTCCCAAAACAATCACATCACCCCGGACAACATTAAAAATGCCCTGGAGAAACGCGCCGATGATGCAATCCGAGCCGCCGCCAAAAACAAAGATCTCGCTGAGGTGGACTCCGATAAGTTGGGATTTGCCCAGGAAGTCTTAAATCTGATGCAGCAGGATTTGAGCAAGGTGGGGCTGACCCTGAATAATATCGCCATCTCAGAAATTCAAGAGAGCGACACCTACGACACCAACAATTTCTTTGATGCCCAGGGAGTCCGACTGCGGACTGAAACCATTCAGCGATCGATTCAACAAAAACGCGAAGTCGAACTCACTACCCAGGTAGCCATTGAGCAAAAAGAATTAGATGCCCGCAAGCGATCGCTACAAATTGCCCAGGAACAAGAATCCGCTCGCCTAGAACAACAATTCCAAATTGCCGCCCTGACCGCCCAGCGGGAGCGGGAAATTCAGGAATCCAAAGATCGGGAAGCTGCCGCCGCTCGCCGCAACAAAATTCTGCAAGATCAAGCCGTCGAAGAGGAAGAAATTCGCAAACAGTTGGGGGTGCAACAAAGTCAGATTCAGGCAGCTATCTCCCTAGAAGAGCGAAACAAGCAACTCAAAGTCACCCAATCCCTCCAACAACAGGAATCCGAAGTGGCGGAAATTACCCGTCAACAAACGGTGGAATCTAGCAAATTGCAAGCCCAAGTGCAGATTGCCGAGTCCGATCGACTGGCAAAACTTGCCCAGGAAGATGTGGCCATTGCCGTGGCGAATAAAAGGCGGGAAAGCTTTATGGCCGAAGCCCAACGTGCCAAGGCCGAAGCCAGTGTCCTCACAGCAACTGAAATTGAAAAGGCGGAACGTTCCCAACGTCTGTCCGTGATCGCCGCCGAAAAAGATGCCCAGGAAAAACGGGTGGCTGACCGCAACATCGTCGAAATCGATGCCTTCCGTCGGAGTCGGCAAGCGGAAGTGGCGCAACAAACCGCAGCATTAGAAGCCGAAGCCCTTCGCACCCTCGCCGCAGCCAACCGAGATCAAGCCTTAGCAGAGGCGGAGGGGATTCGTGCCCAGATGGTGGCTCAAAACATGATTAGCAATGCCAACCTGACCGCCCAATTGATTACCAACCTCTGGCCGCAAGTCGCGCCCCGCCTGCCGGAAATTCTCCAAGCCCTGGCACCCCAACCCGGTGTTTTGGGAGAAACCCGCATCTATGCGTTTCCCAATGGTGACAACAACCACGGAACCGGGGATATTCACAAACTGCTGCTCTCCACCAGTGGGCTGGCATTGATCAATACCTTGCTGGAGGAGGGGAAGCTCAGTGGGTTGGTGCAGCAGGTTGCCCAACTCCTAGGGCACTCCTCACCACCACCTACCGCTGACCTGACTTCAGAAGCGAGGGAGTTAGAACCGCATCAGGAGCAGGAATAG
- a CDS encoding CBS domain-containing protein — translation MHRGGLFAPSLILGSALGNLVGTGLHSLNLPHSLDIGSPTLYALTGMCAFFSAVTRGPITALVIVFEMTADFDLVLPLMIGSVVAYLVAERLFKGSIYQHLLEWRGIHLQHKTTADQRWEGLTATDIMQRRVETLSSQMPLEEAFQAFSRSPHRGFPVVDGGKLVGILTQSDLAQLSPHQRSGKVPLVQIMTRQVITVNPTDSLTAVLHLLNRYQISRLPVIEGRKLVGIITRADIIRAEVDQVRGDVRPLGPKPEPSYVVYQTKAPATGQGRLLVPVSNPQTMDVLLGFAAAIARQRHYELECLQVILVPRHIPPGEATVNIALNRQLLDHAVAQGLDWQVPVHTQIRVAHDLAEAILEVIKERHIDLLIMGWKGETTTPGRIFGDAVDTAIRQAACDVVLVKLGEHLKGLQGQANPLSSQSAADALMRLMQLNRWLVPMAGGPNAEYAIQLLPELLSLSRDPTIRLCQVFYPSEPAHDTTALAAAASFLRQRLSFPVLVSPVCAEAVSEAIIDMAEKDQCDVIILGASREGLLQQVIQGNTPEAIARGCDCTVILVRKALA, via the coding sequence GTGCACCGGGGGGGATTGTTTGCGCCCTCCCTGATTTTAGGTTCCGCCTTGGGAAATCTCGTGGGAACTGGGTTGCACAGCCTGAATCTGCCGCACAGTCTTGATATCGGTTCACCGACCCTCTATGCCTTGACGGGCATGTGTGCCTTCTTCAGTGCCGTAACCAGGGGGCCGATTACGGCACTGGTAATTGTTTTCGAGATGACGGCAGATTTTGATTTGGTACTGCCGCTGATGATTGGTTCGGTGGTGGCCTATCTGGTCGCAGAGCGCCTGTTTAAAGGGTCAATCTATCAGCACCTGCTGGAGTGGCGCGGTATTCATCTTCAACACAAGACGACGGCTGACCAGCGGTGGGAAGGATTGACGGCAACCGACATTATGCAGCGACGGGTGGAAACTCTCTCCAGTCAAATGCCTTTGGAGGAGGCATTCCAAGCATTTTCTCGCTCACCGCACCGAGGCTTCCCCGTGGTGGATGGGGGCAAATTGGTGGGCATTCTCACCCAGTCTGATCTGGCGCAACTGTCACCCCACCAACGCTCCGGCAAGGTTCCCCTGGTTCAAATCATGACCCGCCAGGTGATCACCGTCAACCCCACCGACTCGCTCACCGCTGTACTGCATTTGCTCAACCGCTACCAGATCAGTCGGCTGCCCGTGATTGAGGGGCGCAAACTAGTTGGCATTATTACCCGTGCCGATATTATTCGCGCTGAAGTCGATCAGGTGCGGGGGGATGTGCGACCCCTCGGGCCAAAGCCGGAACCTTCCTATGTGGTTTATCAAACCAAAGCCCCGGCAACGGGACAGGGGCGGTTATTGGTGCCGGTGAGTAATCCCCAAACCATGGATGTGCTGTTGGGGTTTGCTGCCGCGATCGCCCGTCAGCGCCACTATGAGCTGGAATGTCTGCAAGTGATCCTGGTTCCCCGCCATATTCCCCCTGGGGAAGCAACGGTCAACATTGCCCTGAATCGACAGCTGCTGGATCATGCGGTGGCACAGGGGCTAGATTGGCAGGTGCCAGTGCATACTCAGATTCGGGTTGCCCATGATTTGGCTGAGGCCATTTTAGAGGTGATCAAGGAACGTCACATTGATTTGCTGATCATGGGGTGGAAGGGCGAAACCACAACCCCCGGTCGGATTTTTGGGGATGCGGTGGATACTGCCATTCGACAGGCCGCCTGTGATGTGGTGCTGGTGAAGTTGGGGGAGCATCTCAAAGGACTTCAGGGGCAAGCAAATCCCCTCTCCTCCCAGTCCGCCGCCGATGCCTTAATGCGCTTGATGCAGCTGAATCGTTGGTTAGTACCCATGGCGGGCGGCCCCAATGCTGAGTATGCGATTCAACTCTTGCCAGAATTACTTTCCTTAAGTCGTGACCCTACCATCCGACTGTGTCAGGTCTTTTATCCCTCGGAGCCCGCCCATGACACCACCGCCCTCGCAGCGGCGGCCAGCTTTCTCCGCCAGCGACTTTCCTTCCCGGTACTGGTCTCCCCTGTCTGTGCCGAGGCTGTGTCTGAAGCCATTATTGATATGGCTGAGAAGGATCAATGTGATGTAATTATTTTAGGCGCCAGTCGGGAGGGGCTGCTGCAACAAGTGATTCAAGGGAACACCCCGGAGGCGATCGCTCGGGGGTGTGACTGTACGGTGATTCTGGTCAGGAAGGCCCTTGCTTGA